One part of the Mytilus trossulus isolate FHL-02 chromosome 11, PNRI_Mtr1.1.1.hap1, whole genome shotgun sequence genome encodes these proteins:
- the LOC134690591 gene encoding histone H1-delta-like, producing MADATAAPAVAPAKSPKKKAAAKPKKPSAHPKYSEMIGKAIAALKERGGSSRQAILKYIMANFNVGKDAKSVNAHLKLALRAGVKNNSLKQSKGTGASGSFRIGEAKVVKKKPAKAKKAAKPKAAKPKKAKTTPKKKKPAAKKPAGEKKAAKPKAKKPAAKKAAKPKKPAAKSPAKKKAAKPKAKKTPKKK from the coding sequence ATGGCAGACGCAACAGCAGCACCAGCAGTAGCACCAGCTAAATCACCAAAGAAAAAGGcagcagccaagccaaagaagccTTCCGCACATCCTAAATACAGCGAGATGATTGGAAAAGCCATCGCCGCTTTGAAAGAACGTGGAGGTTCCTCAAGGCAAGCAATTCTGAAGTACATCATGGCCAACTTCAACGTCGGAAAAGATGCCAAGTCAGTAAATGCTCATTTAAAACTTGCACTCAGAGCCGGAGTTAAGAACAACAGTTTGAAGCAGTCCAAGGGAACTGGAGCATCCGGCTCTTTCAGAATTGGAGAGGCTAAAGTGGTTAAAAAGAAGCCAGCAAAGGCAAAAAAAGCAGCCAAACCTAAGGCCGCCAAGCCTAAGAAGGCAAAGACCACACCCAAGAAAAAGAAGCCAGCAGCAAAGAAACCAGCTGGAGAGAAAAAGGCGGCcaaaccaaaagcaaaaaaaccagcagcaaagaaagcagccaagccaaagaagccAGCAGCCAAGTCACCAGCCAAAAAGAAGGCAGCCAAACCAAAAGCCAAGaagacaccaaagaagaagtaa